In Microbacterium sp. SLBN-146, one genomic interval encodes:
- the murI gene encoding glutamate racemase yields the protein MTPRQTPRGADAPIGIFDSGVGGLTVARAISAQLPRESILYIGDTARSPYGPKPIADVRRYSLEILDTLVEQGVKMLVIACNTASAAMLRDARERYDVPVVEVIGPAVRTAMSTSRNGRIGVIGTEGTIGSGAYQDMLEVNARLTVFAQACPRFVEFVEAGVTDSAEVLAVAEEYLAPLRHAGVDTLVLGCTHYPFLEGAISYVMGPEVSLVSSDTETAKDVYRQLVSRNLLAGQDAAPRHVYEATGASADEFLRLAHRLMGREVREVQLVQTGAIDLPR from the coding sequence GTGACTCCTCGGCAAACTCCGCGCGGCGCCGACGCACCCATCGGCATCTTCGATTCCGGGGTCGGCGGACTCACCGTAGCTCGTGCGATCTCCGCTCAGCTCCCGCGCGAGTCGATCCTCTACATCGGCGATACCGCCCGGTCACCGTACGGTCCGAAGCCCATCGCCGACGTCCGTCGCTATTCGCTCGAGATTCTCGACACCCTCGTGGAGCAGGGGGTGAAGATGCTCGTCATCGCGTGCAACACGGCATCAGCGGCAATGCTGCGGGATGCGCGCGAGCGCTACGACGTCCCCGTCGTCGAGGTCATCGGACCCGCCGTCCGCACCGCCATGTCGACGAGCCGCAACGGCCGCATCGGCGTCATCGGTACCGAAGGGACGATCGGCTCGGGCGCCTATCAGGACATGCTCGAAGTCAACGCCCGGCTGACGGTCTTCGCGCAGGCGTGTCCGCGCTTCGTCGAGTTCGTCGAAGCCGGCGTGACCGATTCCGCCGAGGTTCTCGCGGTCGCCGAGGAATACCTGGCGCCGCTGCGGCACGCGGGGGTCGACACGCTCGTGCTCGGATGCACGCACTACCCGTTCCTCGAGGGTGCGATCAGCTACGTCATGGGCCCGGAGGTGTCGCTCGTCTCGAGTGACACCGAGACCGCGAAGGACGTCTACCGTCAACTCGTGTCCCGAAACCTCTTGGCCGGCCAGGATGCCGCGCCCCGACACGTGTACGAAGCCACCGGCGCCTCCGCCGACGAGTTCCTGCGTCTTGCGCATCGCCTCATGGGGCGCGAAGTGCGCGAAGTGCAGCTCGTCCAGACGGGCGCCATCGATCTGCCGCGCTGA
- a CDS encoding DedA family protein, giving the protein MALIPWLDPAAIIEGSRPWSLLVVCFIVFAETGLLVGFLLPGDTLLIMAGLLANPLTYPPDGVFGLSAWWVALLIGFSAFLGGEVGYYIGHKGGPAVFERKESGIFSRRNVERTNAFFERFGGITIILARFVPIVRTFAPVAAGVGHMPWRKYTLYNFIGAVLWGFGLTMIGYGIGYIPGVGEFVAEYIDVILLAAVAGTVVFIVWHYFAERNKAKKAARAGEDVVIDHQEAEALVLEPEVFERGPEHHDGDAPKA; this is encoded by the coding sequence ATGGCGCTCATCCCCTGGCTCGACCCCGCCGCGATCATCGAGGGGTCCCGGCCCTGGTCGCTTCTCGTCGTGTGCTTCATCGTCTTCGCCGAAACCGGACTGCTGGTCGGGTTCCTGCTCCCCGGCGACACGCTGCTCATCATGGCGGGCCTCCTCGCGAACCCGCTCACCTACCCGCCCGACGGCGTGTTCGGGCTGAGCGCCTGGTGGGTCGCACTGCTGATCGGCTTCTCCGCCTTCCTCGGTGGAGAAGTGGGCTACTACATCGGCCATAAGGGCGGGCCCGCGGTCTTCGAACGCAAGGAGTCGGGAATCTTCAGCCGGCGGAACGTCGAGCGCACGAACGCGTTCTTCGAGCGGTTCGGCGGGATCACGATCATCCTCGCCCGCTTCGTCCCGATCGTGCGCACGTTCGCCCCCGTCGCGGCGGGTGTCGGCCACATGCCGTGGCGCAAGTACACGCTCTATAACTTCATCGGAGCCGTGCTGTGGGGCTTCGGGCTCACGATGATCGGGTACGGGATCGGCTACATCCCCGGTGTCGGCGAGTTCGTCGCCGAGTACATCGACGTCATCCTCCTCGCGGCCGTCGCCGGCACCGTGGTGTTCATCGTCTGGCACTACTTCGCAGAACGCAACAAGGCCAAGAAGGCGGCGCGGGCCGGCGAAGACGTCGTGATCGACCACCAGGAGGCTGAGGCACTCGTGCTCGAGCCCGAGGTGTTCGAGCGTGGCCCTGAGCACCACGACGGCGACGCGCCGAAGGCCTGA
- a CDS encoding ATP-dependent DNA ligase, whose protein sequence is MARAAPRSTRDQLVHIDGRRLRVTNLDKVLYPETGTTKGEVIDYYTRIAGLLIPHATGRPVTRKRWPEGVDHEPFFAKDLEPGAPNWVPRHAIEHSSGAKEYPLVQDVPTLVYLAQVASLELHVPQWRFSARGERGDADRLVLDLDPGPGVGLTECATVARWARTILSDMGLEPFPVTSGSKGIHLYAALPPGQSSEAASAIARELARAIETDHPDLVVSSMKKSDRAGKVFIDWSQNNGAKTTIAPYSLRGRSHPTVAAPRTWEELDEPDLEQLAFTDVLDRAETMGDPMSALGFHAGGREAESGPLSVYIAKRTAGATPEPVPANPLAAVPSTDRPIFVIQEHHASRLHWDFRLEHDGVLVSWAVPRGVPHTYRRNNLAVMTEDHPMEYAAFEGTIPANEYGGGTVTIWDEGRYDLEKWRDDEIIATLEGRAGGPLGRVRFALIRTSGTGEKSSWLLHRMKTDAAGQPQPEGIPVEPSRQGDEEEPPAMPGAAGHDVEPDDAASALDQRAGSTREMPAPRLLRPMLATSATAGIARAAASRWGEWAEVKWDGVRAIGFWDGERLRLRARSGNDITAKYPELTAVDARLGSEPVVLDGEIVALDARGRPSFPLLQNRMNLAKPRDIAREAPRTPVHWYLFDVLSVGEADAASRPLTERRELLERIAADAIPAIVLPPVFDDVDAALAASRRFGLEGVVVKDPSSIYRRGIRSESWLKVKLTRTQEVVIGAIRPGKGLRSGGIGSLLLGIPGPDGLQYAGRVGSGFSDATLTRLEETLTPLRNGENPFVGIPSADASDALWVRPEVVGEVEYAEFTPGGILRHARWRGFRPDKSPDDVRRED, encoded by the coding sequence ATGGCTCGCGCGGCACCACGGAGCACGAGAGACCAGCTCGTGCACATCGACGGACGACGCCTGCGCGTGACGAACCTCGACAAAGTCCTCTATCCCGAAACGGGAACGACCAAGGGCGAGGTGATCGACTACTACACGCGCATCGCGGGACTCCTCATCCCGCACGCCACCGGGCGCCCCGTCACCCGGAAACGCTGGCCCGAAGGCGTCGACCACGAGCCCTTCTTCGCGAAAGACCTCGAACCCGGCGCTCCGAATTGGGTGCCGCGTCATGCGATCGAGCACTCCAGCGGCGCGAAGGAGTATCCGCTCGTCCAGGACGTCCCCACGCTCGTGTATCTCGCCCAGGTCGCGAGCCTCGAACTGCATGTCCCCCAATGGAGGTTCTCAGCCCGCGGGGAGCGCGGCGACGCCGATCGTCTCGTGCTCGACCTCGATCCCGGCCCGGGTGTCGGCCTCACCGAATGCGCGACCGTCGCACGATGGGCGCGAACGATCCTGTCGGACATGGGGCTCGAGCCATTCCCCGTGACGAGTGGGAGCAAAGGCATCCACCTGTATGCGGCACTTCCACCGGGGCAGAGCTCGGAAGCGGCCTCCGCGATCGCACGCGAACTCGCCCGCGCCATCGAGACCGACCACCCCGACCTCGTCGTCAGCAGCATGAAGAAGTCGGACCGCGCCGGCAAGGTCTTCATCGACTGGAGTCAGAACAACGGCGCGAAGACGACGATCGCGCCCTACTCCCTACGGGGTCGCTCTCATCCGACCGTCGCCGCGCCGCGCACCTGGGAGGAACTCGATGAGCCGGACCTCGAGCAGCTCGCCTTCACGGACGTGCTCGATCGCGCGGAGACGATGGGCGACCCGATGAGCGCCCTCGGTTTTCACGCAGGAGGACGCGAAGCCGAGAGCGGACCTCTTTCGGTCTACATCGCCAAACGCACGGCGGGAGCAACCCCGGAGCCCGTCCCCGCCAATCCCCTCGCCGCCGTCCCCTCGACCGACAGGCCGATCTTCGTCATCCAGGAACACCACGCTTCGCGGCTGCACTGGGACTTCCGTCTCGAGCACGACGGGGTGCTCGTCAGCTGGGCGGTGCCGCGCGGAGTCCCGCACACGTACCGGCGCAACAATCTCGCGGTGATGACCGAGGACCATCCGATGGAGTACGCCGCATTCGAAGGCACGATCCCTGCCAACGAGTACGGCGGCGGAACCGTGACGATCTGGGACGAGGGCCGCTACGACCTCGAGAAGTGGCGCGACGACGAAATCATCGCGACGCTCGAGGGTCGCGCGGGCGGTCCGCTCGGCCGTGTGCGCTTTGCCCTCATCCGCACGAGCGGCACGGGCGAGAAGTCGAGCTGGCTTCTCCATCGCATGAAGACGGATGCCGCGGGGCAGCCGCAACCGGAAGGCATCCCCGTCGAGCCCTCACGCCAGGGCGACGAAGAAGAGCCGCCCGCAATGCCCGGTGCCGCGGGCCACGACGTCGAGCCCGACGACGCGGCCTCCGCACTCGACCAGCGCGCCGGAAGCACCCGCGAGATGCCCGCGCCGCGTCTCCTGCGCCCCATGCTCGCCACGTCCGCGACGGCGGGGATCGCACGCGCCGCAGCGTCCCGGTGGGGTGAGTGGGCCGAGGTCAAGTGGGACGGCGTGCGCGCGATCGGCTTCTGGGACGGAGAACGCCTGCGTCTCCGCGCACGAAGCGGCAACGACATCACGGCGAAGTATCCCGAACTCACCGCGGTCGATGCGCGGCTCGGCTCGGAGCCCGTCGTCCTGGACGGCGAGATCGTCGCGCTCGACGCGCGTGGGCGCCCGAGCTTCCCGCTCCTCCAGAACCGCATGAATCTCGCCAAACCACGCGACATCGCCCGCGAAGCACCGCGAACCCCCGTGCACTGGTACCTGTTCGATGTTCTCTCCGTCGGTGAGGCGGATGCCGCGTCCCGCCCGCTCACGGAACGCCGCGAGCTTCTCGAACGGATCGCGGCCGACGCCATTCCCGCGATCGTCCTCCCGCCCGTTTTCGACGACGTCGACGCGGCCCTCGCGGCGAGCCGCAGATTCGGGCTCGAGGGGGTCGTCGTCAAAGATCCCTCGTCGATCTACCGTCGCGGCATCCGCTCGGAGTCCTGGCTGAAGGTCAAGCTCACGCGCACGCAGGAGGTCGTGATCGGCGCCATCCGGCCCGGAAAGGGACTCCGCTCGGGCGGCATCGGGTCGCTCCTTCTCGGAATCCCCGGTCCTGACGGACTGCAGTACGCGGGTCGCGTCGGCTCGGGATTCAGCGACGCGACCCTGACCCGCCTCGAAGAGACGCTGACCCCGCTTCGCAACGGCGAGAACCCCTTCGTCGGCATTCCGTCCGCCGATGCGTCCGACGCCCTGTGGGTGCGACCTGAGGTCGTCGGCGAAGTCGAGTACGCCGAGTTCACGCCCGGTGGCATCCTCCGCCATGCGCGCTGGCGGGGTTTCCGCCCCGACAAGTCCCCCGACGACGTCCGTCGGGAGGACTGA
- the rph gene encoding ribonuclease PH, which produces MTDIVRADGRTTDALRPITIERGWSAHAEGSALISFGDTKVLCTASFTNGVPRWLTGKGKGWVTAEYAMLPRATHDRSDRESIKGKVGGRTHEISRLIGRALRAVVDTKALGENTIVIDCDVLQADGGTRTAAITGAYVALADAIEWGRAKKFIAQRSTPLIDSVAAVSVGIIDGTPMLDLAYVEDVRAETDMNVVVTGRGLFVEVQGTAEGAPFDKRELDALLELGVAGCETLRGHQLAALGTAGA; this is translated from the coding sequence ATGACCGACATCGTCCGCGCAGACGGCCGCACGACCGACGCCCTGCGTCCCATCACTATCGAGCGCGGGTGGAGTGCGCACGCCGAAGGGTCTGCTCTCATCTCCTTCGGTGACACGAAGGTCCTGTGCACGGCGTCGTTCACGAACGGCGTGCCGCGCTGGCTGACGGGCAAGGGGAAGGGGTGGGTGACCGCCGAGTACGCCATGCTGCCGCGTGCGACGCACGATCGAAGCGACCGCGAGAGCATCAAGGGCAAGGTCGGCGGGCGCACGCACGAGATCTCACGTCTCATCGGCCGCGCACTTCGCGCCGTCGTCGACACCAAAGCACTCGGCGAGAACACGATCGTGATCGACTGCGACGTCCTGCAGGCCGACGGTGGGACCCGCACGGCGGCGATCACGGGTGCGTACGTCGCGCTGGCCGACGCCATCGAGTGGGGACGCGCGAAGAAGTTCATCGCGCAGCGGTCGACACCCCTCATCGACTCGGTCGCGGCGGTGTCCGTCGGCATCATCGACGGGACGCCCATGCTCGACCTCGCATACGTCGAGGACGTCCGCGCCGAGACCGACATGAACGTCGTCGTCACGGGTCGCGGCCTGTTCGTCGAGGTCCAGGGAACAGCCGAAGGGGCTCCCTTCGACAAGCGCGAACTCGACGCTCTCCTCGAGCTCGGTGTCGCGGGCTGCGAGACGCTGCGCGGGCACCAGCTCGCGGCGCTCGGGACCGCCGGAGCATGA
- the rdgB gene encoding RdgB/HAM1 family non-canonical purine NTP pyrophosphatase, with translation MSTRVVLATHNPHKVEEFRSIVAAVRPDLEVVGYDGPEPVEDGVTFAENALIKARAAASETGLPALADDSGIRVDVLGGSPGVFSAYWAGHAKDATANLTLLLDQLSDISDPHRTAQFVSTIALVVPGGAEHVVEGVWPGRLALAASGSGGFGYDPIFVPDGSDRSVGEWSAAEKNAESHRARAFAALVPLLADL, from the coding sequence ATGAGCACGCGCGTCGTGCTGGCCACCCACAACCCGCACAAGGTCGAGGAGTTCCGATCGATCGTCGCGGCCGTACGCCCCGACCTCGAGGTGGTCGGCTACGACGGTCCCGAGCCCGTCGAAGACGGTGTGACGTTCGCAGAGAACGCCCTCATCAAGGCCCGAGCCGCGGCATCCGAAACCGGGCTGCCTGCGCTCGCCGACGACTCGGGCATCCGCGTCGACGTGCTGGGCGGGTCGCCGGGTGTGTTCTCGGCGTATTGGGCCGGTCACGCAAAGGATGCCACGGCGAACCTCACCCTGCTGCTGGACCAGCTCTCGGACATCAGTGACCCGCACCGCACCGCACAGTTCGTCTCGACGATCGCCCTCGTCGTACCGGGCGGCGCGGAACACGTCGTCGAGGGGGTCTGGCCGGGGCGACTCGCTCTCGCTGCGAGCGGGAGCGGCGGGTTCGGCTACGACCCGATCTTCGTTCCGGACGGGTCCGACCGCAGCGTCGGCGAATGGAGCGCCGCCGAGAAGAACGCGGAGTCCCATCGCGCGCGCGCGTTCGCGGCGCTCGTTCCTCTGCTCGCCGATCTCTAG
- a CDS encoding cation diffusion facilitator family transporter — MHDHAPSGIRGASNRRLLAISLSITATVMVVQIVGAALTGSLALLADAAHMFTDAAALVIALIASLVAARPANDRNTFGYQRAEVFGALVNAIILIALSVWVALEGVRRLLEPEAVEVAGGLMLVVAIVGLAANAIAMWLLSSAQRRSINVRGAYLEVLGDLLGSVAVIVAAIVILTTGWMPADAIASLLIAAMIIPRAVSLLREVASVLSESTPQGMQVAEVRRHILSKEGVVDVHDVHVWQLTRGAPVFSAHVVVDDDAVRAGRSSEILASLQNCLAQHFDVEHSTFQLEPAGHVEHDTHA; from the coding sequence GTGCACGATCACGCGCCCTCAGGCATCCGCGGTGCGAGCAACCGTCGGCTGCTCGCGATCTCGTTGTCGATCACCGCGACCGTCATGGTCGTGCAGATCGTCGGTGCTGCCCTGACGGGGTCGCTCGCGCTTCTCGCTGACGCCGCGCACATGTTCACGGACGCTGCGGCGCTCGTCATCGCTCTCATCGCGAGCCTCGTCGCGGCGCGTCCCGCGAACGACCGCAACACCTTCGGCTATCAGCGGGCCGAGGTATTCGGCGCGCTCGTGAACGCGATCATCCTCATCGCCCTGTCGGTCTGGGTCGCTCTCGAGGGGGTTCGGCGCCTGCTCGAACCGGAGGCGGTCGAGGTGGCCGGCGGCCTCATGCTCGTCGTGGCGATCGTCGGGCTCGCAGCGAACGCGATCGCGATGTGGCTCCTGAGTTCGGCGCAGCGTCGCAGCATCAATGTGCGCGGGGCCTACCTGGAGGTGCTCGGCGACCTGCTCGGATCGGTCGCCGTCATCGTGGCTGCCATCGTCATCCTCACGACGGGATGGATGCCCGCCGACGCCATCGCCTCACTCCTCATCGCCGCCATGATCATCCCGCGTGCCGTTTCGCTCCTCCGAGAGGTCGCGTCGGTGCTGTCCGAATCGACGCCGCAGGGGATGCAGGTGGCCGAGGTCCGGCGGCACATCCTCAGCAAAGAGGGTGTCGTCGATGTGCACGACGTGCACGTCTGGCAACTCACGCGTGGCGCTCCCGTCTTCAGCGCGCACGTCGTCGTCGACGATGACGCTGTCCGCGCCGGTCGCTCGTCCGAGATCCTGGCGTCGCTGCAGAACTGCCTCGCGCAGCATTTCGACGTCGAGCACTCGACGTTCCAGCTCGAGCCCGCAGGCCACGTGGAGCACGACACCCACGCGTAG
- a CDS encoding Ku protein: MRAIWKGALTFGLVNVPVKVYSATEDHDVSLHQVHNADGGRIRYQRICEIDGEVVPYQDIDKAYDDGEKTVVLTKEDLASLPSEKSREIDVVEFVPSEQVDLLLLDKAYYLEPDSASPKAYVLLRKTLEQTDRTAIVQFSLRQKTRLAALRVRGDVLVLQTLLWADEVREAAFPSLDEPVKISAKELELSASLVDSFASDFEPEDFTDDYQAELRTLIEAKLEKGDALDTSETFGDQEDEESGGEVIDLMEALRASVERTRAARSGSSKDDAPETKKKSSPKKKASKAS, from the coding sequence ATGAGAGCGATCTGGAAAGGCGCGCTGACGTTCGGACTCGTCAACGTGCCCGTCAAGGTGTATTCGGCGACCGAGGACCACGACGTCTCGCTGCATCAAGTCCACAACGCCGACGGTGGCCGGATCCGGTACCAGCGGATCTGCGAGATCGACGGCGAGGTCGTTCCGTATCAGGACATCGACAAGGCGTACGACGACGGAGAGAAGACGGTCGTCCTCACGAAGGAGGACCTCGCCTCGCTGCCGTCGGAGAAGAGTCGCGAGATCGACGTCGTCGAGTTCGTGCCGAGCGAGCAGGTCGATCTGCTTCTTCTCGACAAGGCGTACTACCTCGAGCCCGACTCCGCGTCGCCGAAGGCCTACGTTCTGCTGCGCAAGACCCTCGAACAGACCGACCGGACGGCGATCGTGCAGTTCTCGCTGCGCCAGAAGACGAGGCTGGCCGCGCTCCGGGTGCGCGGTGATGTCTTGGTACTCCAGACGCTCCTGTGGGCGGACGAAGTGCGCGAAGCCGCATTCCCGTCCCTCGACGAGCCGGTCAAGATCTCAGCGAAGGAGCTCGAGCTCTCGGCATCCCTCGTCGACAGCTTCGCGAGCGACTTCGAACCCGAGGACTTCACCGACGACTATCAGGCAGAACTGCGGACCCTCATCGAGGCGAAGCTCGAGAAGGGCGACGCGCTCGACACGTCGGAAACGTTCGGCGATCAGGAGGACGAGGAATCCGGCGGGGAGGTCATCGACCTCATGGAGGCCCTGCGTGCGAGCGTCGAGCGCACCCGTGCGGCACGGTCGGGCTCATCGAAGGACGACGCACCCGAGACGAAGAAGAAGTCCTCCCCGAAGAAGAAGGCGTCGAAGGCGTCTTGA
- a CDS encoding CpaF family protein, translating to MPASPTAAAAPSAVVAQRVRERLRAERLDPAREPDAVAKLVRAEVRRYDDFALARGATPVDDEAACVKEVFAAVAGYGPLQAYLEDPSVEELWINAPDRIFVARGGVSERVPLVLTDVAVRDLVERMLHSTGRRVDLSQPFVDASLPDGSRLHVAIPDVTRRHWSVNIRKFLPGYRSLDSLVDAGSLAPEAASLLTESVRTGGSILVSGPTHSGKTTLLGALIAACPPHHRIVTVEETFELAVAAPDLVALQGRQPSLEGTGEVTLRRLVKEALRMRPDRLVVGEVRDAEALDLLLALNTGVPGAATIHANSAREALAKLVALPLLAGRNIDAGFVLAAVAASVDVVVHCERDAGGARRVSEIIEPEGVEGSFVTARTLYRAESR from the coding sequence ATGCCCGCCAGCCCCACCGCCGCAGCCGCTCCCTCCGCCGTCGTGGCGCAGCGGGTGCGCGAGCGTCTCCGGGCCGAGCGCCTCGACCCGGCGCGCGAGCCCGACGCCGTCGCGAAGCTGGTGCGTGCTGAGGTTCGGAGGTACGACGACTTCGCGCTGGCGCGCGGTGCGACACCGGTCGACGACGAGGCCGCATGCGTCAAGGAGGTCTTCGCGGCGGTCGCCGGGTACGGTCCACTCCAGGCGTACCTCGAGGATCCGTCCGTCGAGGAGCTCTGGATCAATGCCCCGGACCGCATCTTCGTGGCGCGGGGAGGGGTCTCCGAGCGCGTACCGCTCGTCCTCACCGATGTCGCTGTTCGCGACCTGGTGGAGCGCATGTTGCACTCCACCGGCCGCCGCGTCGACCTGTCCCAGCCTTTCGTCGACGCATCGCTTCCCGATGGATCACGTCTCCATGTCGCGATCCCCGATGTCACACGGCGCCACTGGTCGGTGAACATCCGCAAGTTCCTCCCCGGCTATCGCAGTCTCGACAGCCTCGTCGATGCCGGATCGCTCGCGCCGGAAGCCGCTTCGCTCCTCACCGAGAGCGTGCGCACGGGGGGAAGCATCCTTGTGTCAGGGCCGACGCATTCGGGCAAGACGACCCTCCTCGGTGCATTGATCGCCGCGTGCCCTCCGCATCATCGCATCGTGACCGTTGAGGAGACCTTCGAGCTTGCGGTCGCGGCACCTGACCTGGTCGCTCTACAAGGGCGCCAGCCGAGTCTTGAAGGCACGGGTGAAGTGACGCTCCGCCGCCTCGTGAAGGAGGCGCTGCGGATGCGTCCTGATCGTCTCGTGGTCGGGGAGGTGCGGGATGCCGAGGCGCTCGACCTGCTGCTCGCGCTCAACACCGGTGTCCCGGGAGCTGCGACGATTCACGCCAACTCGGCACGGGAAGCCCTCGCGAAGCTCGTGGCGCTTCCTCTTCTCGCGGGGAGGAACATCGACGCGGGGTTCGTGCTTGCGGCGGTCGCGGCATCGGTCGACGTGGTCGTCCACTGCGAGAGGGACGCGGGCGGCGCCCGCAGGGTGAGCGAGATCATCGAACCGGAGGGTGTCGAGGGAAGCTTCGTCACCGCGCGCACGCTCTATCGGGCGGAGTCGCGATGA
- a CDS encoding nicotinate phosphoribosyltransferase, whose translation MSESRSSALHTDRYELTMLDAALQDGTAGRRCVFEVFGRRLSGGRRFGVVAGTGRLLSLIRDFRFGHEELAFLRDEHVVDPATLDYLEDYRFTGTITGYREGELYFPGSPVLTIEGTFAEAVVLETLALSVLNHDSAVATAAARMSVAAGDRPLAEMGSRRAGEQSAVAAARAAYIAGFGATSNLEAGRAWGVPTMGTAAHAWTLLHDTEEDAFRAQISALGTDTTLLVDTYDIRTGVETAIRVAGTELGGVRLDSGDLPTVAAAVREQLDALGATRTRITVTSDLDEFAIAALAASPVDAYGVGTSVVTGSGVPTAGMVYKLVARQDADGGWVPVAKASTDKASRGGRKTAFRALDDGTATSEQIIVADGFDTSPAVDAAHPDARPLQVVLAERGDIDNACEGRVGVAAARAHHERVREELPVRALALSRSDPAIPTVFVQR comes from the coding sequence ATGAGCGAGTCGCGCAGCAGCGCCCTGCACACAGACCGTTACGAACTCACGATGCTCGACGCGGCCCTTCAGGACGGCACCGCCGGGCGCCGCTGCGTCTTCGAAGTGTTCGGTCGGCGCCTCTCGGGAGGACGACGGTTCGGCGTCGTCGCCGGAACGGGACGACTCTTGAGTCTCATCCGCGACTTCCGATTCGGACACGAGGAGCTCGCGTTCCTCCGCGACGAGCACGTCGTAGACCCCGCGACCTTGGACTACCTCGAGGACTACCGCTTCACCGGCACGATCACGGGATACCGCGAGGGCGAGCTCTACTTCCCCGGGTCGCCCGTCCTCACGATCGAGGGAACGTTCGCGGAAGCCGTCGTGCTCGAGACCCTCGCGCTCAGCGTGCTCAATCACGACAGCGCCGTTGCCACAGCAGCGGCGCGTATGAGCGTCGCTGCGGGAGATCGACCGCTCGCCGAGATGGGATCGCGCCGCGCGGGCGAGCAGTCCGCCGTCGCGGCAGCACGCGCCGCCTACATCGCAGGTTTCGGGGCAACATCCAATCTCGAAGCAGGACGTGCGTGGGGCGTTCCCACGATGGGGACCGCCGCCCACGCGTGGACGCTGCTGCACGACACGGAAGAGGACGCCTTCCGAGCCCAGATCTCGGCCCTCGGGACCGACACGACGCTCCTCGTCGACACCTACGACATCCGGACAGGTGTCGAAACGGCCATCCGCGTCGCCGGCACGGAGCTCGGCGGAGTCCGCCTCGATTCCGGCGATCTGCCGACCGTCGCCGCGGCTGTGCGCGAGCAGCTGGACGCTCTGGGCGCGACCAGAACGCGGATCACGGTGACGAGTGACCTCGACGAGTTCGCGATCGCCGCACTCGCCGCCTCGCCCGTCGACGCCTACGGCGTGGGGACGTCGGTCGTGACAGGCTCGGGAGTTCCGACAGCCGGGATGGTCTACAAGCTCGTCGCGCGACAGGACGCCGACGGCGGCTGGGTTCCCGTAGCGAAGGCGTCGACCGACAAGGCGTCGAGAGGCGGTCGCAAGACCGCGTTCCGCGCGCTCGATGACGGCACCGCCACGAGCGAGCAGATCATCGTCGCCGACGGCTTCGACACGTCACCCGCGGTAGATGCGGCGCACCCCGACGCGCGGCCTCTCCAGGTCGTGCTGGCCGAGCGAGGCGACATCGATAACGCCTGCGAAGGTCGGGTGGGCGTCGCGGCCGCCCGCGCGCATCACGAGCGTGTGCGCGAGGAGCTTCCCGTTCGAGCGCTCGCCCTCAGCCGGTCGGATCCGGCGATCCCCACGGTGTTCGTCCAGCGCTGA
- a CDS encoding DUF3039 domain-containing protein — MSTPLDSPDQGGLATLDRELEELIREESIEPGDHERFSHYVKKDKILESAITGKPVRALCGKKWTPGRDPEKFPVCPTCKEIYESLNF; from the coding sequence ATGAGCACTCCGCTGGACAGCCCCGACCAGGGGGGACTTGCGACTCTCGACCGCGAACTCGAAGAGCTCATTCGCGAAGAGAGCATCGAGCCGGGCGACCATGAGCGGTTCTCGCACTACGTCAAGAAGGACAAGATCCTCGAGTCGGCGATCACCGGCAAGCCGGTCAGGGCGCTGTGCGGCAAGAAGTGGACGCCGGGGCGCGACCCCGAGAAGTTCCCCGTCTGCCCGACGTGCAAAGAGATCTACGAGTCCCTCAACTTCTGA